The following proteins come from a genomic window of Candidatus Zixiibacteriota bacterium:
- a CDS encoding zinc-dependent metalloprotease gives MRTRLFSILISVFVLLLVAPSPATAGSLKRTLTGLQKSSPTKTQPAAKKPDEPKPYATVIKDMVRIDGLFTFYRDTTNNSVLMSVTPEQFGAIFLCGETVSKSEGVFSDNGRMYRTYPFYLTKVGESVRFLEKNVRLRADSTSTLFRAVEAGISDHLLATAAIKSKPHDSTGAILIDPSEFFVTDVTNLSYFAGKIAKTGFSFDKKNSYVETIQGFPLNSEIDVRLHYNSSQPLNANTMQNPYSAFQVIRYSFSALPESDYQPRFGDERMGHFMTVYQDYTSPATETPYVRYVERWNLKKKDRAAELSEPVQPIVYWVENTVPEDYRQWVAEGIEFWNPAFEKIGYKNAVVAKQMPDTASWDPADIRYSTVRWIVPGSGPAVGPSRANPFTGEIFDADIRIPADFIRHMFNTAGQYIRPLAFDGREVDSENPLDALENWAHGDGSHNGPVCNYVRESFENAALGYSLISSLPSDFVGKDSLQKEYIRQYIIQLVAHEVGHTLGFRHNFKASSVYNFDQINNREFTSRHGNLGTIMDYPSVHVAGADMTDQGDFYSTVPGPWDEWVVEYAYSDFGDLSPESELPKLEAIAARSGDPLLAYGTDEDGFGYSIKSPDPMCNLFDLGNDPLRFCEHQVSLTKKLWADATAKFAVTGARYPTIYNVFNRGWSAYSQAARISSKYIGGLYRFRSRVGDDNALPPFVPVSADHQRRAMSFLRDHIFAADAFDFPPDLLNMLQYEQMPDFAWSMYSVSQTDFPIHQRVLYVQQTALSRLYSPEVIGRLLNNLERVNPGDDVYTMYDMFTDVRRAIWSEVTGPSNVNSYRRQLQMAHLNHIMNIYLGPTVMYPMDARTLAANDLDILEQAARSAVQSSRIDDMSRAHFKEVLRQITSTKDARRDYTGMISRP, from the coding sequence GATCTCTGTGTTTGTGCTCCTTCTCGTGGCGCCGTCTCCGGCCACTGCGGGGAGCCTCAAGCGAACACTGACCGGGCTGCAGAAGTCCTCTCCGACCAAAACGCAACCCGCCGCCAAGAAACCCGACGAACCAAAACCGTACGCAACCGTGATCAAGGACATGGTCAGAATCGACGGTCTGTTTACGTTTTACCGCGACACGACCAATAACAGTGTCTTGATGTCGGTAACGCCTGAGCAGTTCGGGGCGATATTCCTGTGCGGCGAGACGGTGTCGAAATCCGAAGGTGTGTTCTCGGACAACGGGCGCATGTACCGGACTTACCCTTTCTATCTGACTAAGGTCGGCGAGAGTGTGCGGTTTCTGGAAAAAAACGTCCGACTTCGCGCCGACAGTACATCGACCCTGTTTCGGGCGGTCGAGGCCGGCATTTCAGACCACCTGTTGGCAACCGCCGCAATCAAGTCGAAGCCGCACGACTCCACGGGCGCCATTCTCATCGATCCGTCTGAGTTTTTCGTGACCGACGTTACCAACCTCTCGTATTTCGCCGGCAAAATCGCCAAAACCGGCTTCTCCTTCGACAAGAAGAACAGCTATGTGGAGACCATTCAGGGTTTCCCGCTGAACAGCGAGATTGACGTGCGGCTGCACTACAATTCCAGCCAACCGCTGAACGCCAATACCATGCAGAATCCGTATTCGGCTTTTCAGGTGATCCGCTATTCTTTCTCCGCGTTGCCGGAGAGCGACTACCAGCCCCGCTTCGGCGACGAGCGTATGGGTCACTTCATGACCGTGTATCAGGACTACACCAGCCCTGCGACCGAGACCCCGTATGTACGCTATGTCGAGCGCTGGAACCTGAAGAAGAAAGACAGGGCTGCCGAATTATCCGAACCGGTCCAGCCGATCGTCTACTGGGTTGAAAACACGGTGCCGGAGGACTACCGCCAGTGGGTGGCCGAAGGAATCGAATTCTGGAATCCCGCGTTCGAAAAGATAGGCTACAAGAACGCTGTCGTCGCAAAGCAGATGCCGGACACGGCGTCGTGGGATCCGGCCGATATTCGGTACAGCACCGTGCGGTGGATCGTCCCCGGCAGTGGCCCGGCGGTCGGTCCAAGCCGCGCAAACCCGTTTACGGGCGAGATATTTGACGCCGACATCCGTATCCCGGCCGACTTCATCCGCCACATGTTCAATACGGCCGGCCAGTATATCCGGCCACTGGCATTCGACGGTCGTGAGGTGGACAGCGAAAACCCCCTTGATGCGCTGGAAAACTGGGCACACGGCGATGGTTCGCACAACGGCCCCGTCTGTAACTACGTAAGAGAATCCTTCGAGAATGCGGCCCTCGGCTATTCGCTCATCTCCAGCCTGCCGAGCGACTTTGTCGGCAAGGACTCGCTGCAGAAAGAGTATATCCGCCAGTACATCATTCAGCTGGTGGCGCACGAAGTCGGTCACACCCTTGGATTCCGCCATAACTTCAAAGCGTCAAGCGTATACAATTTCGACCAGATCAACAACCGGGAGTTCACCAGCCGGCACGGCAACCTCGGTACCATCATGGACTATCCGTCGGTCCACGTCGCAGGAGCCGACATGACCGATCAGGGGGACTTCTACAGCACGGTGCCGGGCCCCTGGGATGAATGGGTCGTGGAGTATGCGTATTCGGACTTCGGCGACCTCTCCCCCGAGTCCGAACTGCCGAAGCTGGAGGCAATCGCCGCCCGCAGCGGCGATCCGTTGCTGGCGTACGGCACCGATGAGGATGGCTTCGGATACAGCATCAAGTCGCCCGACCCGATGTGCAACCTGTTCGATCTCGGCAACGACCCCCTTCGGTTCTGCGAGCACCAGGTGTCGTTGACGAAGAAACTCTGGGCCGATGCGACCGCAAAGTTCGCCGTCACGGGCGCCCGCTACCCGACCATCTACAACGTGTTTAACCGTGGGTGGTCCGCATACAGCCAGGCGGCCCGCATTTCGTCCAAGTATATCGGCGGCCTCTATCGCTTCCGCAGTCGGGTCGGTGATGACAATGCGCTTCCGCCGTTCGTGCCGGTGTCGGCCGACCACCAGCGTCGTGCCATGTCTTTCCTGCGTGACCACATTTTCGCGGCGGACGCCTTTGACTTCCCGCCTGATCTGCTGAACATGCTGCAGTACGAACAGATGCCCGATTTCGCCTGGTCCATGTATTCCGTCTCACAGACCGACTTCCCAATCCACCAACGGGTGCTCTACGTGCAGCAGACCGCTCTCAGCCGGCTGTACAGCCCGGAGGTGATCGGTCGCTTGCTGAACAACCTCGAACGCGTGAATCCCGGTGACGACGTGTATACGATGTACGACATGTTCACAGACGTTCGCAGGGCCATCTGGAGCGAAGTGACCGGACCGTCCAACGTCAATAGCTACCGGCGCCAACTGCAGATGGCGCATCTGAACCATATCATGAACATCTACCTTGGCCCGACGGTCATGTACCCGATGGACGCGCGCACCCTTGCCGCCAACGATCTCGACATTCTCGAACAGGCGGCACGGTCGGCAGTCCAGTCATCGCGAATCGATGATATGTCGCGCGCACACTTCAAAGAGGTGCTCCGTCAGATTACCTCGACAAAAGACGCGCGCCGCGACTATACCGGCATGATATCCCGCCCGTGA
- a CDS encoding TIGR00730 family Rossman fold protein — protein sequence MNKKELAKMTARLKRSQAYRIAYRDPDFLDHSYARPIRLQTELMKPEYTFRHHKIYSTIVVFGGTRIQEERKAARRVAAIAGKLQKTPGDRELKKQLRIAKSILAKSPYYDEARRFGQIVSTEGQNHNGREFVIVTGGGPGIMEAANRGAHDVSAKSIGLNITLPLEQEPNAYITPELCLQFHYFAIRKMHFMLRAKALVAFPGGFGTLDELFEALTLVQTKKVRPLPIVLFSEKYWRGLINMNYLVEQGTIDEEDLKLFVYCDKAEEAWKYIKYFWEEQESNDRQNGISTATF from the coding sequence ATGAACAAGAAAGAACTCGCCAAAATGACCGCACGCCTGAAGCGGTCACAAGCGTACCGAATTGCCTATCGAGACCCTGACTTTCTCGATCATAGTTACGCCCGACCGATTCGGCTCCAGACCGAGTTGATGAAACCGGAGTATACCTTTCGACATCACAAGATTTATTCGACCATTGTGGTGTTCGGCGGTACACGCATCCAGGAGGAACGGAAGGCCGCTCGCCGGGTGGCGGCGATCGCCGGGAAACTGCAGAAGACGCCCGGCGACCGAGAGTTGAAAAAGCAATTGCGGATCGCGAAATCGATACTCGCGAAGTCGCCCTATTATGATGAAGCACGGCGGTTCGGCCAGATCGTGTCGACCGAGGGACAAAATCACAACGGCCGTGAGTTCGTTATCGTGACGGGGGGCGGACCGGGCATCATGGAGGCGGCCAACCGGGGCGCGCATGATGTCAGCGCGAAATCGATCGGGCTCAATATCACGCTGCCGCTGGAACAGGAACCGAACGCGTACATTACTCCTGAGTTGTGTCTTCAATTCCATTACTTTGCGATTCGCAAGATGCACTTCATGCTCCGGGCAAAGGCGCTGGTGGCGTTTCCGGGAGGGTTTGGTACCCTCGATGAGTTGTTTGAGGCTCTGACGCTGGTCCAGACGAAAAAGGTGCGTCCGTTGCCGATCGTGCTGTTCAGCGAGAAGTACTGGCGCGGCCTGATCAATATGAATTATCTCGTGGAGCAGGGGACAATCGACGAGGAAGATCTCAAGTTGTTCGTTTATTGTGATAAGGCCGAAGAGGCCTGGAAGTACATCAAGTACTTCTGGGAAGAGCAGGAGTCCAACGATCGTCAGAACGGGATATCCACGGCTACGTTTTGA
- a CDS encoding pitrilysin family protein has product MKRKAIGLLVAAFALALTAAPSATAFEFTEVENQVVEHTLDNGLKILIVPRHEAPVASFVTWANVGSADDPKGYTGLAHMFEHMAFKGTTTLGTRDIKAEMKAIAVEDSLFMLLRAERNKGRLADSTRLAELEEAYNAAREASYELVIPNEFGNVIDREGGVGLNAFTSNDQTAYFFSLPSNKVELWMALESERFLNPVLREMYKERDVVAEERRMRTESNPIGKAIEEFLCLAFKAHPYGVPGVGHMSDIMNYSRVEAKAFFEKYYGPSNLTVAVVGDVVPNDVIKLAEKYWGRIAYRPAPERIATVEPEQIGERRMVMEDPAQPVYLAGWHIPEITHPDRTAVDMLMEYLGQGRTSVLYETMVKEKKIAIQIGAFSGFPGDKYATMCLMFAMPSQGHDNFECEQEIFAAVEKTKSELVTPADLEKMRARAKSSFINSIASNNGFAMQLCQAQQYYGDWREMFRQLDKINAVTAEDIQRVANQYLTEENRVVVMMNTAKS; this is encoded by the coding sequence ATGAAACGGAAAGCAATCGGGCTGTTGGTAGCCGCGTTTGCCCTTGCTCTGACGGCAGCGCCGTCGGCGACCGCGTTTGAGTTCACCGAGGTTGAAAACCAGGTGGTCGAACACACGCTTGACAACGGGTTGAAAATCCTGATCGTGCCCCGCCACGAGGCGCCGGTCGCGTCTTTTGTCACATGGGCAAATGTCGGGTCGGCTGACGACCCCAAGGGCTACACGGGCCTCGCCCACATGTTCGAGCATATGGCCTTCAAGGGAACCACAACCCTGGGGACCAGGGATATCAAGGCCGAAATGAAAGCTATTGCGGTCGAGGATTCTCTTTTCATGCTGTTACGCGCCGAGCGCAACAAAGGTCGTCTGGCCGATTCCACCCGGCTGGCCGAGCTGGAGGAGGCGTATAACGCTGCCCGCGAGGCGTCCTATGAACTCGTAATTCCCAACGAATTCGGAAACGTGATTGACCGCGAAGGCGGGGTCGGGCTGAATGCCTTTACATCCAACGACCAAACCGCCTATTTCTTCAGCCTGCCTTCGAACAAAGTGGAACTGTGGATGGCGCTCGAATCAGAACGCTTCCTCAACCCGGTCCTTCGCGAAATGTACAAGGAACGCGACGTGGTCGCCGAAGAACGCCGGATGCGCACCGAGTCCAACCCCATCGGCAAGGCGATCGAGGAATTCCTGTGCCTGGCCTTCAAGGCTCACCCCTACGGTGTGCCGGGTGTCGGCCATATGAGCGACATCATGAATTACTCTCGCGTGGAAGCAAAGGCCTTCTTCGAAAAGTACTACGGGCCGTCCAACCTGACAGTCGCTGTCGTGGGCGACGTGGTTCCCAACGATGTCATCAAACTTGCCGAGAAGTACTGGGGCCGTATCGCTTATCGCCCGGCCCCCGAACGCATCGCCACCGTAGAACCCGAGCAGATCGGCGAGCGCCGAATGGTGATGGAAGACCCGGCGCAGCCGGTCTATTTGGCCGGATGGCACATCCCGGAGATCACGCACCCGGACCGCACAGCGGTTGACATGCTCATGGAATATCTTGGTCAGGGTCGCACTTCCGTGCTGTATGAAACCATGGTCAAGGAGAAGAAAATCGCCATTCAGATCGGGGCGTTCTCCGGATTTCCGGGCGACAAATACGCAACCATGTGCCTCATGTTCGCCATGCCCTCGCAGGGACATGACAATTTCGAATGCGAACAGGAAATTTTCGCGGCTGTCGAAAAGACCAAGTCAGAACTGGTGACCCCGGCAGATCTCGAGAAGATGCGCGCCCGCGCCAAATCGTCCTTCATCAACAGCATCGCCTCCAACAACGGCTTCGCAATGCAGTTGTGCCAGGCGCAGCAGTATTACGGCGACTGGCGTGAGATGTTCCGGCAACTCGACAAGATCAATGCCGTGACGGCTGAGGACATTCAGCGCGTCGCAAACCAGTACTTGACTGAAGAGAACCGGGTCGTGGTCATGATGAACACGGCCAAGAGCTGA
- a CDS encoding von Willebrand factor type A domain-containing protein, whose product MNRPRYKIAAGCLLAILLAVAMSSAVRAGTVTGHVIDRSTGSPVSGAVVYLFPPGDSVVSNDRGEFTFSKVPAGQYMVEVSHSEFEPMMLSGQEVTGDRILSCTIQLTRRIAPPAGEVVARQEIKKSIGLLDSMADAISGREAPAVSQGLTEEWSNEPGSGKSVDRRSKPVTPVPTPPKYIPPHEYEYDEYYGLPPFDMNFQNYGTNRFVETRRDPLSTFAADVDDASYGVARQYLHDGNQPPRDAIRVEEFVNHFDYDYPAPSYSKFQVISSTMISPFDDSTTILAIGIKGREIDRRERKPLNLTFVIDVSGSMGYDNRLELVKYALRELVDQLGRNDRIGIVTYGSGARRVLEPVNASNKREILSRIESLRPGGSTNAEAGLRMGYAMAERQFVSGHNNQIILCSDGVANVGLTHAEDLMETIQDRAREGVSLHSFGVGMGNYNDVLLEKLAKQGNGKYSYINNREEAYRLMAVDFVSTVEILARDVKIQMQFDHRAVRSYRLLGYENRAVEDNRFRDNERDGGEIGAGHEVTAVYELVLNGRGRKGAVGTLALRWKDADGREISELNQPITLDNRAGREECAPTLRLALTAAKFAEKLKETRYVRDLSYAELYEYASVLAEENPSEQTFELLDLIQTAGGLNYYHTKR is encoded by the coding sequence ATGAACCGCCCACGCTACAAAATCGCCGCCGGTTGCCTGTTGGCAATTCTGCTGGCCGTCGCCATGTCGTCGGCCGTGCGCGCCGGAACCGTTACCGGCCACGTCATCGACCGGAGCACCGGAAGTCCGGTGTCCGGCGCGGTAGTCTATTTATTCCCTCCCGGTGATTCCGTCGTTTCGAACGACCGGGGCGAGTTTACCTTTTCGAAGGTACCGGCGGGTCAATACATGGTTGAAGTATCACATTCAGAGTTCGAGCCCATGATGCTAAGCGGTCAGGAAGTAACGGGCGATCGGATATTGAGCTGCACGATACAATTGACCCGACGAATCGCCCCGCCGGCCGGGGAGGTCGTGGCCCGTCAGGAAATCAAGAAATCAATCGGTCTGCTCGACAGCATGGCGGATGCGATTTCCGGCCGAGAGGCCCCGGCAGTCAGCCAGGGGCTGACGGAGGAGTGGTCAAATGAACCCGGATCGGGCAAGAGCGTCGATCGGCGATCAAAGCCGGTGACGCCTGTGCCGACTCCGCCGAAGTACATTCCGCCTCACGAGTACGAATACGACGAGTATTACGGGCTGCCGCCGTTCGACATGAATTTCCAGAACTACGGCACGAACCGGTTTGTTGAAACCCGCCGTGACCCGTTGTCAACCTTCGCCGCCGACGTCGATGACGCCTCGTACGGCGTGGCCAGGCAGTACCTGCACGATGGGAATCAGCCGCCGCGTGACGCTATCCGTGTGGAGGAGTTCGTAAATCACTTCGACTACGACTACCCGGCCCCTTCGTACAGCAAGTTTCAGGTGATCTCGTCGACCATGATATCGCCCTTCGATGATTCCACGACCATTCTCGCGATCGGCATCAAGGGCCGCGAGATCGACCGCCGGGAGCGTAAGCCGCTCAACCTGACGTTTGTCATCGACGTCTCCGGCTCAATGGGATACGACAACAGGCTGGAGCTGGTGAAGTATGCGCTGCGTGAGCTTGTCGATCAGCTTGGTCGAAACGACCGGATCGGTATCGTCACGTACGGTAGCGGCGCGCGACGAGTACTCGAGCCGGTGAACGCATCGAACAAGCGGGAGATCCTGAGTCGCATTGAAAGCCTCCGCCCCGGAGGTTCGACCAACGCCGAGGCGGGTCTGCGCATGGGGTATGCGATGGCAGAACGCCAGTTCGTTTCCGGGCATAACAACCAGATCATTCTGTGCAGCGACGGTGTCGCCAATGTCGGACTTACCCACGCCGAGGATTTGATGGAGACCATCCAGGACCGGGCCCGGGAGGGCGTATCTTTGCATTCGTTCGGAGTGGGAATGGGCAACTACAATGACGTTCTTCTCGAGAAGCTGGCCAAGCAGGGGAACGGGAAGTACTCGTACATCAACAACCGGGAAGAGGCCTATCGGCTGATGGCTGTGGATTTTGTCAGCACGGTTGAAATACTGGCGCGCGACGTCAAAATCCAGATGCAGTTCGATCATCGGGCCGTTCGATCTTACAGGCTGCTCGGTTATGAAAACCGGGCCGTGGAGGACAATCGCTTCCGCGACAACGAACGTGACGGCGGTGAGATCGGGGCGGGTCACGAAGTCACCGCGGTGTACGAATTGGTCCTGAACGGACGCGGCCGCAAGGGCGCTGTCGGCACGCTCGCGCTGCGCTGGAAGGATGCGGACGGTCGGGAGATTTCCGAGTTGAACCAGCCGATTACCCTGGACAATCGCGCTGGTCGTGAGGAGTGCGCCCCGACTCTTCGTCTGGCGCTGACCGCCGCCAAATTCGCGGAGAAACTCAAAGAGACGCGGTATGTTCGCGATCTCAGTTATGCTGAACTGTACGAGTACGCGTCAGTATTGGCCGAGGAAAACCCGTCCGAACAGACTTTCGAACTGCTCGACCTTATCCAGACTGCCGGGGGCCTGAACTACTACCATACAAAGCGGTAA
- a CDS encoding ATP-dependent 6-phosphofructokinase, giving the protein MGKQKKRIGVLTGGGDCPGLNAVIRAVAKTANNECGMEVVGFFDGYEGLVQNRYDNLDDEDVSGILTRGGTILGTSNRADPFRYPVLQGEEYVYLDRSSQCVRNFDALGLSALIAIGGDGTMAASAGLMDLGIPIVGVPKTIDNDLEGTEVTFGFDTALQTATDAIDRIHTTAQSHHRVMIIEVMGRYAGWLALGSGLAGGGDIILIPEFPYDIAAVCDHIRLRNSRGKKFSIVVVGEGAKPVGGSMTVSRTVENSPDAIRLGGVSNRIASQIEGLIEVESRVTILGHLLRGGSPTARDRMLATGFGVEAVRMVDRGEVGRMVALRDGKMSSVAISEVAGKTRIVTPDHDWVRAARSIGLSLGVPDGVDLNEYVASYGGKNTKKEHRTTGAG; this is encoded by the coding sequence ATGGGAAAACAAAAAAAGCGTATCGGTGTATTGACCGGCGGCGGCGACTGCCCCGGATTAAATGCCGTCATTCGGGCGGTAGCGAAGACTGCCAACAACGAATGCGGGATGGAAGTGGTGGGGTTCTTCGACGGGTACGAGGGGCTCGTGCAGAACCGCTATGATAATCTCGATGACGAAGATGTGTCCGGTATTCTGACGCGTGGGGGGACGATCCTCGGCACGTCAAACCGGGCAGACCCGTTCAGATACCCCGTGCTGCAGGGCGAGGAATACGTGTATCTCGACCGCAGCAGTCAATGCGTGAGAAACTTCGACGCACTCGGGCTGAGCGCCCTGATCGCCATCGGAGGCGACGGCACGATGGCGGCCTCCGCAGGATTGATGGATCTGGGCATTCCCATCGTCGGTGTTCCGAAGACCATCGACAACGACCTGGAAGGAACCGAGGTCACGTTCGGTTTTGATACGGCGCTTCAGACGGCCACCGATGCCATTGACCGCATCCACACGACGGCGCAGTCGCACCACCGGGTGATGATAATCGAGGTGATGGGCCGGTACGCGGGCTGGTTGGCGTTAGGTTCAGGACTGGCCGGCGGCGGCGACATCATTTTGATTCCGGAATTTCCGTATGACATCGCAGCCGTGTGTGATCATATCAGGCTCCGGAATTCGCGCGGAAAGAAGTTCTCGATTGTCGTTGTCGGCGAGGGGGCCAAACCGGTCGGAGGCTCGATGACCGTCAGCAGGACGGTCGAGAACTCGCCGGACGCGATTCGTCTCGGCGGCGTATCGAATCGAATCGCGTCCCAGATCGAAGGTCTGATCGAAGTAGAGTCCCGCGTCACGATTCTGGGCCACCTGCTGCGAGGGGGATCACCGACCGCCCGCGACCGCATGCTTGCGACGGGTTTCGGGGTCGAAGCGGTTCGTATGGTCGATCGAGGCGAAGTCGGGCGGATGGTTGCGCTGCGCGACGGCAAAATGTCATCGGTGGCGATCTCCGAGGTTGCCGGCAAGACTCGAATCGTCACTCCCGACCACGACTGGGTCAGGGCGGCCCGTTCGATCGGCCTGAGTCTGGGCGTGCCGGACGGCGTCGACCTGAACGAATATGTCGCCTCGTATGGCGGCAAAAACACTAAAAAGGAGCATCGGACCACCGGGGCCGGCTGA
- the glgP gene encoding alpha-glucan family phosphorylase has protein sequence MRVKQLLVLPRLPERITKLQELANNLWYSWNWDLVKLFIRLDSDMWERTYQNPVEMLTRLPQHVLQRAADDEAFVVTLDRVYEKYQNYLRLKKWFGYKYGGYKNCPIAYFSLEYGLDTGLPVYSGGLGVLSGDTLKTASDLGLPMVATGLLYRYGYFRQTLSKDGWQQERYEENDWYHMPVALVKDDQDRPLRVLIQLEDVPVQIQIWKVMVGEIPLYLLDTNIPENSSKAREITSVLYGGDKNMRIRQEIVLGIGGVKALNALGIKPMIYHSNEGHSWFLTLERLHNLMQQEGLSFREAAEYVWSTTVFTTHTPVPAGNEQFDPILVHRYLGRIVEQLGISWQDFLAMGRVNPEDEREAFGMTVAALKFSAFCNGVSELHGTVSRDMWHNIWPNLPREEIPIKSITNGVHYPSWISHDMSDLYESYFGPQFTERPGSPEIWEKVHTIPDVELWRIHNRRRERLVFFARKRLNQQLIRRGASHLEIQKAEQLLNPATLTIGFARRFSTYKRGNLLFYDIERLAAMLNNHDFPVQIVMSGKAHPLDTPGKEIIKDIIQHATDERFRNKIVFLEDYDINVGRYLVQGADVWLNNPRRPQEASGTSGMKAALNGVLNVSVLDGWWDEGFSDDVGFKIGNGEDYESVETQDRMDAESMYNVFEREVIPLFYDRDDNGVPREWVAKMKGSIHMAGQRFSAHRMLMDYTNHFYVPAIDAARRLSDNKYALCREVTAWESRISQSWNDIHISDIELPELGPTVYVGQRIPVKMHVHLGAITPDDVRVEIVSGRINSQDELQNYAPTGAGLDGASPSGAGTYVYKGEVECLESGRFGLTARVIPKNEHLVHTRKPKLISWW, from the coding sequence ATGCGCGTTAAACAACTGCTCGTGCTCCCCCGCCTCCCCGAGCGTATCACCAAGCTCCAGGAACTGGCCAACAACCTGTGGTATTCCTGGAACTGGGATCTGGTCAAGCTCTTTATCCGGCTGGATTCCGATATGTGGGAACGAACGTATCAGAACCCGGTCGAAATGTTGACGCGCTTGCCGCAGCACGTGCTGCAGCGCGCCGCAGACGATGAGGCGTTTGTAGTCACGCTCGACCGTGTCTACGAAAAATACCAGAATTATCTCCGACTCAAAAAGTGGTTCGGCTACAAGTACGGCGGTTATAAGAACTGCCCCATCGCCTACTTTTCGCTGGAATACGGTCTCGATACCGGTCTACCCGTCTATTCCGGCGGCCTGGGAGTGCTGTCGGGAGACACGCTGAAAACGGCGTCGGATTTGGGGCTGCCGATGGTAGCCACGGGCCTGCTGTACCGGTACGGCTACTTCCGTCAAACGCTGTCAAAGGACGGCTGGCAGCAGGAACGCTACGAAGAAAACGACTGGTACCACATGCCCGTCGCCCTGGTCAAGGACGATCAGGACCGACCGCTGCGGGTGCTGATTCAGCTGGAAGACGTCCCGGTACAGATCCAGATATGGAAAGTCATGGTCGGTGAGATTCCGCTGTACCTGCTCGATACCAACATCCCCGAGAATTCTTCCAAGGCGCGCGAGATCACGTCGGTGCTCTACGGTGGCGACAAAAACATGCGCATTCGCCAGGAAATCGTCCTCGGCATTGGCGGCGTCAAGGCCCTGAATGCGCTCGGCATCAAACCCATGATCTATCACTCGAACGAAGGACACTCGTGGTTTCTGACGCTCGAGAGACTTCACAATCTGATGCAGCAGGAAGGCCTGTCTTTCCGGGAAGCCGCCGAGTACGTCTGGTCGACCACGGTATTCACCACGCACACTCCAGTGCCGGCCGGCAACGAGCAATTTGACCCCATCCTCGTCCATCGATACCTGGGCCGCATTGTCGAACAGCTCGGTATCAGCTGGCAGGACTTCCTGGCGATGGGCCGAGTTAACCCCGAAGACGAACGTGAAGCGTTCGGGATGACGGTTGCCGCCCTCAAGTTTTCGGCGTTTTGCAACGGCGTCTCCGAACTGCACGGCACGGTCTCGCGCGACATGTGGCACAACATCTGGCCGAACCTCCCCAGGGAAGAGATCCCGATCAAGTCGATTACCAACGGCGTGCACTATCCGTCGTGGATTTCCCACGACATGAGCGATCTATACGAGTCGTACTTCGGACCGCAGTTCACCGAACGGCCCGGTTCGCCGGAGATATGGGAGAAGGTACATACGATCCCCGATGTCGAGCTGTGGCGCATACACAATCGTCGGCGCGAACGGCTCGTGTTTTTCGCACGCAAACGTCTCAATCAACAACTCATTCGGCGCGGCGCCAGCCACCTCGAGATTCAAAAAGCGGAGCAGCTGTTGAACCCGGCGACGCTCACGATCGGGTTCGCGCGGCGCTTCAGTACCTATAAGCGCGGCAATCTGCTCTTCTATGATATCGAGCGTCTCGCCGCCATGCTCAATAATCATGACTTCCCGGTTCAAATCGTTATGTCCGGCAAGGCCCATCCTCTGGACACACCCGGCAAAGAAATCATCAAGGACATCATCCAGCACGCTACCGACGAGCGTTTCCGTAACAAAATCGTCTTCCTTGAGGACTACGATATAAACGTCGGCCGGTACCTTGTGCAAGGCGCCGACGTGTGGCTGAATAACCCCCGCCGCCCGCAGGAGGCCTCGGGAACGTCCGGAATGAAGGCCGCACTCAACGGCGTGCTGAATGTCTCGGTGCTCGACGGCTGGTGGGACGAAGGATTCAGCGACGATGTCGGGTTCAAAATCGGAAACGGGGAGGACTATGAGTCGGTCGAGACTCAGGATCGTATGGACGCTGAGTCAATGTACAACGTTTTCGAGCGCGAGGTGATTCCGCTGTTCTACGACCGTGACGACAACGGGGTGCCGCGAGAATGGGTTGCCAAGATGAAGGGCTCGATTCACATGGCCGGGCAGCGATTCTCCGCGCATCGCATGCTGATGGACTATACGAATCACTTCTATGTGCCCGCGATCGACGCGGCACGACGGTTGAGCGACAACAAGTATGCCCTGTGCCGTGAAGTAACGGCCTGGGAAAGCCGAATCAGCCAGAGCTGGAACGACATACACATTTCCGATATCGAACTGCCCGAACTCGGCCCCACCGTGTACGTCGGCCAACGCATTCCTGTCAAAATGCACGTGCATCTTGGCGCCATCACACCCGATGACGTCCGAGTCGAAATCGTCTCCGGACGAATAAACTCTCAGGATGAGCTGCAGAACTACGCGCCGACAGGCGCAGGTCTGGATGGCGCCTCGCCGTCCGGGGCCGGAACGTACGTGTATAAGGGCGAAGTCGAGTGTCTCGAGTCGGGCAGATTCGGGCTCACTGCTCGCGTCATCCCGAAAAATGAACATCTCGTGCACACCAGGAAGCCCAAACTGATAAGCTGGTGGTAA